In one window of Candidatus Cloacimonas sp. DNA:
- a CDS encoding molybdopterin-guanine dinucleotide biosynthesis protein MobB, which produces MPINVSKVFIMKALGIIGYHQTGKTTVATNLIAELTKDGYNVCSIKDIHSEKYHCDTIGKNTNLHTQAGSKAVFAKGLYDSALLFPESLDLKEMVSFLKADYLIIEGLKDAPVPKIVCAENIEQLNELGDDTCICISGKIACEINSYKGIPCLCLPQDLAKMTALVKEKCFAILPLSDPQCCSSCGKDCYTMAGDIVQGRAKRSNCVLDNDTGLKLWVADQEVIIVPFVQKLLQDIVISFVNNLKDIDPEGNIKLEIKR; this is translated from the coding sequence TTGCCAATTAATGTTAGTAAGGTCTTCATTATGAAAGCATTAGGAATTATTGGCTATCATCAAACTGGTAAAACAACTGTTGCTACAAACTTAATCGCAGAATTGACAAAAGATGGATATAATGTATGCTCTATCAAGGATATCCATAGTGAAAAATATCATTGTGACACCATCGGCAAAAATACTAATTTACATACTCAGGCAGGAAGTAAAGCTGTATTTGCCAAGGGATTATATGATAGTGCCCTATTATTTCCGGAATCGTTAGATTTGAAAGAAATGGTTTCTTTCCTGAAAGCCGATTATCTTATTATTGAAGGTCTGAAAGATGCACCTGTTCCCAAAATCGTTTGTGCGGAAAATATTGAGCAGTTAAATGAACTGGGGGATGACACTTGTATTTGCATTTCGGGCAAGATAGCGTGTGAAATAAATAGCTATAAAGGTATTCCGTGCTTATGTTTGCCTCAAGATTTGGCCAAAATGACAGCTCTGGTTAAGGAAAAATGCTTTGCCATTCTGCCTTTGTCTGATCCTCAATGTTGTTCATCCTGTGGAAAGGACTGTTACACAATGGCAGGAGATATTGTTCAGGGCAGGGCAAAAAGAAGCAATTGCGTTTTGGATAATGATACGGGACTTAAACTTTGGGTGGCAGATCAGGAAGTAATCATTGTTCCTTTTGTGCAGAAATTGTTGCAGGATATAGTGATATCCTTTGTAAACAATCTGAAAGACATTGATCCTGAAGGCAATATCAAATTGGAGATAAAGCGTTGA
- a CDS encoding amidohydrolase family protein: MTIRPAISVINPDRVENGITIHLEGASFADLEINKDFPDAIAYLPLINSHDHLIGNWVPRAGDHRPYPNSHIWVEDMKDSFAFRERDLFWNNDGSFNLEDPDALILALLGAYKSLFSGCSVVQDHSPNQKDTFYKAMPIIVPQNFRQCHSLTLGNWWGGEDPQKEMQLTQGKIPFLIHLGEGKDDITKAEFAQLKKLGLLQNNTLIIHGIALTETEISEIAQADASICWCPSSNLYLIGETLNIKSALANKANVCIGTDSTMSGSINLIAEFLTIREHFPFVTAQDIYRMSTENAARALFLPKDFACLNPDGCRNLLLTDKVERDPFENLYTLEAATIHLLLVDGIPRFGDSEWLEMLNLDDDKYSTFRTGNKEKFVIGDPMDLNDQIDEVLGYHKDFPYLPF; the protein is encoded by the coding sequence ATGACTATCAGACCTGCGATCAGCGTTATAAATCCTGATCGAGTGGAAAATGGAATTACCATACATCTTGAGGGAGCTTCTTTTGCTGATCTGGAAATAAACAAGGATTTTCCCGATGCGATTGCTTATCTTCCACTTATCAATTCCCATGACCATTTGATTGGAAATTGGGTTCCCAGAGCAGGAGATCATCGCCCCTATCCCAATTCTCATATTTGGGTAGAGGATATGAAAGATTCCTTTGCTTTTCGGGAAAGGGATTTATTTTGGAATAACGATGGAAGCTTTAATTTGGAAGATCCCGATGCGCTAATTTTAGCTCTTTTGGGAGCTTACAAAAGTTTATTTAGCGGTTGCAGCGTAGTTCAAGATCATTCTCCCAATCAGAAGGATACTTTTTATAAAGCGATGCCGATTATTGTGCCCCAAAATTTCCGCCAATGTCATTCTCTTACCCTTGGTAATTGGTGGGGAGGTGAAGATCCCCAAAAGGAAATGCAGCTCACTCAGGGCAAAATTCCTTTCCTGATTCACTTGGGAGAAGGAAAAGACGATATTACCAAAGCCGAATTTGCGCAATTAAAAAAACTCGGATTATTGCAAAATAATACTTTAATTATCCATGGCATTGCCTTAACTGAAACAGAAATAAGTGAAATTGCCCAAGCGGATGCTTCGATTTGTTGGTGTCCTTCCTCCAATTTATATTTAATTGGAGAGACCTTAAATATCAAATCCGCGCTCGCCAATAAAGCAAATGTATGTATTGGAACTGATTCCACAATGTCCGGAAGCATAAATCTGATAGCGGAATTTTTAACGATTCGGGAACATTTTCCTTTTGTAACTGCTCAAGATATTTATCGAATGTCAACGGAAAATGCGGCAAGAGCACTTTTTTTGCCCAAGGATTTTGCTTGTTTGAATCCGGATGGATGCCGTAATTTATTGTTAACTGACAAAGTAGAACGCGATCCCTTTGAAAATCTTTATACTTTGGAAGCGGCAACTATACATCTTTTACTTGTGGATGGAATTCCACGCTTTGGGGACAGTGAATGGCTGGAAATGCTTAATTTGGATGATGATAAATACAGCACTTTCCGCACTGGTAACAAGGAAAAATTTGTGATCGGCGACCCAATGGACCTAAATGATCAGATTGATGAGGTTTTAGGATATCATAAGGACTTTCCCTATTTGCCATTTTAG
- a CDS encoding electron transfer flavoprotein subunit alpha, with protein sequence MIEVLIDKCVGCGSCLSACAYDAIKIEDQIAIIDPDKCVLCGACVSACPFEAILLRKAKTEAIDKSEFNGVWVFAEQRDSIIAPVVFELLGKGRELADELGSELSAVVLGHQIESLSSDLIAFGADQVIEVDDPTLKHFRDEFYAKALTELAFKYKPSIILAGATVTGRSFIPRVAINLHTGLTADCTGLSIDMETSDLLQTRPAFGGNIMATIKTANHRPQMATVRHKVMNPISRDDSRNGIVIQEQVNFDLVEERTSWLSFEKEKSNLINITEANIIVSGGRGLKEAKNFALIEELADALGGAVGASRAAVDAEWIAYSHQVGQTGKTVKPLIYIAVGISGAIQHLAGMSSADYIIAINKDPDAPIFKVADLGIVGDLFEIVPKLTKRIKELRV encoded by the coding sequence ATGATAGAAGTGTTAATAGACAAATGTGTCGGTTGTGGTTCCTGTTTAAGTGCATGTGCGTATGATGCGATAAAAATTGAAGACCAGATTGCCATTATAGACCCGGATAAATGTGTTTTATGCGGCGCTTGTGTTTCTGCTTGTCCTTTTGAGGCAATATTACTACGAAAAGCAAAAACCGAAGCAATTGATAAAAGTGAATTCAACGGCGTTTGGGTTTTTGCGGAACAGCGCGATAGCATTATTGCCCCAGTGGTTTTTGAGCTTTTGGGCAAAGGAAGGGAACTTGCTGATGAACTTGGTTCTGAGCTTTCGGCAGTAGTTTTGGGACATCAAATTGAATCGCTTTCTTCGGACTTGATAGCTTTCGGAGCCGATCAAGTTATAGAAGTAGATGATCCTACTTTAAAGCATTTTCGGGATGAGTTTTATGCCAAAGCGTTAACGGAGCTTGCCTTTAAGTATAAACCTTCGATTATATTGGCTGGGGCAACTGTTACCGGCAGAAGTTTTATACCCCGCGTAGCCATTAATTTACATACAGGTTTAACTGCCGATTGCACAGGTCTTTCCATAGATATGGAAACGAGTGATTTATTACAAACTCGTCCTGCTTTTGGTGGAAATATTATGGCGACGATTAAAACGGCAAATCATCGTCCCCAAATGGCCACTGTGCGTCATAAAGTTATGAATCCCATATCCAGAGACGATTCTCGCAATGGAATAGTAATTCAAGAACAGGTAAATTTTGATTTAGTGGAAGAAAGAACATCCTGGCTTAGTTTTGAAAAAGAGAAATCAAATCTGATCAATATCACGGAAGCAAATATTATTGTTTCCGGAGGCAGGGGTTTGAAAGAGGCAAAAAATTTCGCTCTAATTGAAGAATTGGCAGATGCATTAGGAGGAGCCGTGGGAGCTTCCAGAGCGGCTGTAGATGCAGAATGGATTGCCTATTCCCATCAAGTTGGGCAAACGGGAAAGACGGTTAAACCATTAATTTATATAGCAGTTGGAATTAGTGGGGCAATCCAACATTTAGCCGGAATGTCCAGTGCGGATTATATTATTGCCATAAATAAAGACCCTGACGCACCAATTTTCAAAGTAGCGGATTTAGGCATAGTAGGTGATCTGTTTGAAATTGTACCCAAACTAACTAAAAGGATAAAAGAATTACGAGTATGA
- a CDS encoding site-specific DNA-methyltransferase: protein MVKTSTSTSSFGTKGRINHDSSKFYNSKLYEELQIKEEIDKTENPFPEEYLNKVILGSAENMSEIPDNSVHLMITSPPYNVSKDYDQDLSLKQYLQLLENAFKETYRVLVNGGRACINVANIGRKPYIPLSDYISQIMLNIGFNMRGEIIWNKAASASPSTAWGSWMSAANPILRDIHEYILIFSKGDYSRQKKDKQSTISKEDFIQWTKSVWVMKAESAKKIGHPAPFPEELPHRLIQLYSFQDDIVLDPFMGSGTVAISALKSKRYFTGFEIEPAYIKLCNKRINAYLDQLSIEFD, encoded by the coding sequence ATGGTAAAAACCAGTACCTCCACCAGCTCATTTGGGACCAAAGGAAGGATAAATCACGATTCTTCCAAGTTCTATAATTCCAAGTTATACGAGGAATTACAAATCAAGGAAGAGATAGACAAAACGGAAAATCCTTTTCCGGAAGAGTACTTGAACAAGGTTATTCTTGGTTCGGCAGAAAATATGAGTGAAATTCCGGATAATTCTGTTCACTTAATGATCACTTCACCTCCCTATAATGTTAGCAAGGATTACGATCAGGATTTATCCTTAAAACAATATCTGCAATTATTGGAAAACGCCTTTAAGGAGACCTACAGAGTTTTAGTAAATGGAGGACGGGCTTGTATCAATGTAGCCAATATTGGCAGAAAACCCTACATTCCTCTTTCCGATTATATTTCGCAAATTATGCTGAATATTGGTTTCAATATGCGCGGTGAAATAATTTGGAATAAAGCAGCAAGTGCAAGTCCATCAACTGCATGGGGAAGTTGGATGAGCGCTGCCAATCCAATTTTACGAGATATTCATGAATATATTTTGATTTTTTCCAAGGGTGATTACTCCCGGCAAAAAAAAGACAAACAAAGCACGATTAGTAAAGAAGATTTTATCCAGTGGACTAAATCCGTTTGGGTTATGAAAGCTGAATCAGCCAAAAAAATAGGACATCCTGCTCCTTTTCCGGAAGAATTACCACATCGTTTAATTCAGCTTTATTCCTTTCAGGATGATATTGTTCTTGATCCTTTTATGGGTAGTGGAACAGTTGCCATCTCTGCTTTAAAATCGAAAAGATATTTTACTGGTTTTGAAATAGAACCCGCTTATATTAAATTATGTAACAAACGAATCAATGCTTATTTGGATCAGCTGAGCATTGAATTTGATTAA
- the thiS gene encoding sulfur carrier protein ThiS, producing the protein MADKQVFKVNGNQLPWQEGLVVSDALKLMNYTFKMLVVKMNGELIKRENWQTTSIPENADLKVIHLISGG; encoded by the coding sequence ATGGCAGATAAGCAGGTTTTCAAAGTTAATGGCAATCAATTACCTTGGCAAGAAGGTTTAGTTGTTTCCGATGCCCTAAAATTAATGAATTACACTTTTAAGATGTTGGTCGTTAAAATGAACGGCGAACTTATCAAAAGAGAAAACTGGCAAACCACCTCCATTCCTGAAAATGCAGACCTGAAAGTAATTCACCTCATCAGCGGTGGATAA
- a CDS encoding radical SAM protein, producing the protein MEKHLNVTEIFYSLQGESTFSGYPCIFIRLSECNLHCSYCDTQYAFGKGKSMAISSILDEIKDFPCSLIEITGGEPLFQEDIDALFEALQQAKYDILLETNGSLTLAKVPHFVLKIVDVKTPGSGTGNSFLAENLAYLKENDELKFVLTDRQDYQFALSFLEQNKPPVNIIHFSPVTELLDAKELAKWMLQDGVKAKLTLQLHKIIGLK; encoded by the coding sequence ATGGAAAAACATTTGAATGTAACGGAAATTTTCTATTCTTTACAGGGAGAATCAACTTTCAGTGGTTATCCCTGTATTTTTATTCGTTTGTCGGAATGTAATTTACATTGTTCTTATTGTGATACTCAATATGCTTTCGGCAAAGGAAAATCAATGGCGATCAGTTCCATTTTGGATGAAATAAAAGATTTTCCTTGTTCTCTCATAGAAATCACAGGTGGAGAACCACTTTTTCAAGAAGACATCGATGCTTTGTTTGAAGCATTGCAGCAAGCCAAATACGATATTTTACTGGAAACTAATGGATCACTCACTTTAGCGAAAGTTCCCCATTTTGTGTTAAAAATTGTGGATGTTAAAACACCGGGCAGCGGAACGGGAAATAGCTTTTTAGCGGAAAATTTGGCTTATCTGAAGGAAAATGATGAATTGAAATTTGTGCTTACAGATAGGCAGGATTATCAGTTTGCTCTTTCCTTTTTGGAGCAAAACAAACCCCCAGTTAACATTATTCATTTTTCCCCCGTTACGGAGCTTTTAGATGCCAAAGAACTTGCTAAATGGATGCTACAAGACGGTGTAAAGGCAAAACTAACTTTGCAACTGCATAAAATTATTGGCTTAAAGTAG
- the thiF gene encoding sulfur carrier protein ThiS adenylyltransferase ThiF, translated as MISREEYFSKRDPSAFPIWQKATIGIAGAGGLGSNIAISLARAGIGTLILADYDIVTAENLNRQQYTLAQIGKRKVDAIAENIRTFNPFIEFVLHPVKVTPANFCDIFEGADLLLEALDEAEQKEMLISCWAKNYPDRHIIIASGIAGYGKNETIHTEHYGFLHIVGDLTSELQAGICPIATRVAVVANLQANLALELLAPQKGI; from the coding sequence TTGATTTCCAGGGAAGAATATTTTTCCAAGCGTGATCCCTCTGCTTTTCCCATCTGGCAAAAAGCCACAATTGGCATTGCCGGAGCGGGAGGATTAGGTTCCAATATTGCCATCTCTTTGGCAAGAGCGGGAATTGGGACTCTAATTCTTGCCGATTATGACATTGTTACGGCGGAAAACCTTAACCGCCAGCAATATACATTGGCGCAAATTGGAAAACGAAAAGTGGATGCCATAGCGGAAAATATTCGTACCTTTAATCCTTTCATTGAATTTGTTTTGCACCCAGTTAAAGTTACGCCTGCCAACTTTTGTGATATTTTTGAGGGTGCAGACCTGCTTTTGGAAGCATTGGATGAAGCAGAACAAAAAGAAATGCTAATTTCCTGCTGGGCAAAAAATTATCCTGATAGGCATATTATAATTGCTTCCGGAATTGCCGGTTACGGTAAAAATGAAACTATTCATACCGAACATTATGGCTTTTTACATATTGTCGGCGATTTAACCAGTGAATTACAAGCAGGAATTTGTCCGATTGCCACTCGTGTTGCCGTCGTTGCTAACCTGCAGGCAAATTTGGCTTTAGAACTTTTAGCCCCGCAGAAAGGAATATAG